The Thermus albus genomic sequence GCCAGAGGTCCAGGACCAAGGAGGCAAGGAGGAGGGGTAGGGCAAGGCCCAAAGCCCCTGCCTTGGCCTCGAGAAAAGACCGCCAGGTATTCCCCAGGTGCCCCGAAAGGGGCCCAAGGAGGGGAAGAAGGGCGAAGGCCAAGAGGTAGAGGAGGAGCAGGTGGCGCAGGAGGGGTTTTAGGGGTTTGCCTCGGTATAGAACCCCTGCCAGCAGAAAGAGGGTTGGGGGAAGGAGATAGGCGGGGAGGCCCAGGTTGCTGTAGAGGGACTCCCGAAGAAAGACGCCCAAGGCTCCGCTAGGAACCGGCAAGAGGGGAGAGAGCAGGAAGAGGCCTGCGCCTAAGGCCACGGTGGAAAGGGCCTCGAGGTCGCGGTTACGGCTGGGCTTGGCCGGCTTCCGCTTCGCCATCGGAAGGATTATAACCTCCAGATGGACCAGCTAAAAGAAAAACCCCGGGGAAACCTTTCCCCGGGGGAGGGGTTTGGGCTAGCGCTTCAGCTCCTTCTTTACCGCTTCGGTTAGGTCGGTGTCGTCGTCGGCATACACCACCAGGCCCGACTGGGCCGCCACCTGGCGGCTCATGACCACGGAGAAGCCCTGGGCCTTGGCCACCTTGGCGATGGCCTTATCCACATCTTCCAGGATGGGTTTAAGCACGGGGTTCTGCCGCTCCTGCCACTTTTTCACCGTGTCTTGGTAGGTTTTGACCAGGGCCTCGTAGTCCTGGCGCTCCTTGGCCGTGGCCTGTCCGGAGCGGATCTTGGCTTCCAAGGGCTTGATCTTCTCCTCTAGGGGGTTAAGGTCCTTTCGGGCTTGGGCCTGGAGGTCTTGGACCTTTTTGTAATCGGGGTGGGCCTGCACCAGGGCATCGGCGTCCACAAAGCCCACCCGGCTGGCCACGGTTCTATTTTGGGCCAGCATGGGGGTAAGGAGGGCGCCGAGAGCCACCAAGAGGGCGACCAGGGGAAAGCGCTTCATAGCCAAAAGCCTAAAGCTTCAGGGTGAAGGGTGCGTGAGAGAAGCCTCTCTTCCCCTTGGCCGCAAGGAAGGGTAGCATGCCGGAAGGAGGTGGGTTATGCGCAAGATCGTCTTGGTTTTGGCGTTGCTGGCCTTAGGCACCGGGGCTTTCGCCCAGCGGGCGGTTTCCTTCCGCCTTTCCTTGCCCCCTGCGGGGCTGGGGCTGGGCCTCGAGGCGCCCTTGGAGCGCAACCTAGCCTTCCGGGGCTTCGCGGATCTCTTTCCCGGTGGGCCCAGCTTCCTGGTGGCGGGGGAGGTTCTCTTCAAGCCGGATTTGGGCCAGCTGGACCGGGACCTTAGGGGCATACGCCCTTACTTTGGCGGTGGGCTTGCCGGCCACTTTGCCGGCCCCGGGGAGGTGGGGTTACACCTTTCCCTGGGGGTGGAGTTCCTCCTGGATGCCCGCACGGGGATCTTCCTGGATGGAGAGTACTTTTACGCCTTTGGCGGGGGCCGGCTTGCCCGTACGGTCATAGGGGCCAATCTGCGCTAGAGGGACCTCCCTGTCCCCGCCCAGCCTTGGGCGGGGACATCTTTCTTTTGGGCCCGGGGTAGACTGAAAGCCGGAGGTGAAGCCATGCTGGTCAGGGACTGGATGACCAAGGACCCCCTCACCGTAGCCCCGGATACCCCGGTGCTGGAGGCCATCAACCTTTTGAAGAACAAGGGCTTCCGGCGCTTGCCGGTGGTGAAGGAGGGGAAGCTGATCGGCCTCGTCACCGATAAGGATTTAAAAGACGCCATGCCCTCCAAGGCCACCACCCTCTCGGTCTGGGAGATGAACTACCTCCTTTCCAAGCTCACCGTGCAGGAGGTGATGGCCAAACCCGTCATCACCGTGGAGGCCGATGCGCCTTTGGAGAAGGCGGCCCTCCTGATGGAGGAGAAGAAGATCGGCGGCCTGCCGGTGATGGAAGGGGAGAGGTTGGTGGGCATCATCACCGTGACCGATGTCCTCAGGGCCTTCATTGAGGTGTTGGGGCTTAAGATGGGGGGCTTGCGCATCACCGTGGATATCCCCGACGTGCCCGGGGCCCTGGCCCAGATGGCC encodes the following:
- a CDS encoding OmpH family outer membrane protein, producing the protein MKRFPLVALLVALGALLTPMLAQNRTVASRVGFVDADALVQAHPDYKKVQDLQAQARKDLNPLEEKIKPLEAKIRSGQATAKERQDYEALVKTYQDTVKKWQERQNPVLKPILEDVDKAIAKVAKAQGFSVVMSRQVAAQSGLVVYADDDTDLTEAVKKELKR
- a CDS encoding CBS and ACT domain-containing protein yields the protein MLVRDWMTKDPLTVAPDTPVLEAINLLKNKGFRRLPVVKEGKLIGLVTDKDLKDAMPSKATTLSVWEMNYLLSKLTVQEVMAKPVITVEADAPLEKAALLMEEKKIGGLPVMEGERLVGIITVTDVLRAFIEVLGLKMGGLRITVDIPDVPGALAQMARAVPPANIVSIATAAHLNGYQRLVLRVVGEDVEGVPDRLKAAGERVVDVRPG